Proteins co-encoded in one Arachis hypogaea cultivar Tifrunner chromosome 11, arahy.Tifrunner.gnm2.J5K5, whole genome shotgun sequence genomic window:
- the LOC112722575 gene encoding protein LEO1 homolog: MGGGGEEKRHQMMQNLFGDQSEEEEEDLDSEHESNPHPDDTAAINNNNHHYASDEGEGGVEPEVEGEGEAEVDVEGHGEVEIESEGEGDAPDHGESEAERDQTSQEVEVDAADQREEESDARGTDSDAKEEEEEEEEEDDEYGQRVVTSKHRGAVVESGSEENRYHENENENEDEEVDEARSPSGSPREDKDQIRDSAPEIRDVFGDFDDDEEEDGYAVHHDIEHDSNRSPVEEEAYEKGLRPEDILADEDHRYGSEEENYEMKTKEKPLGPPLELEVPLQPPPALPEKMNMIKVSNIMGVDPKPFDPKTYVEEDTFVTDESGAKKRIRLESNIVRWRTVRNPDGTSSYESNARFVRWSDGSLQLLIGNEVLDISVQDAQHDQAHLFLRHGKGILQSQGRLLRKMKFMPSSLSSNSHRLLTALVDSRHKKVYKVKNCITDIDPEREKEEKEKAESQTIRANVLLNRKREKVNRKYPPTVDRRRQLSPGFLEDALDEEDETDYYDSRRSQRRFEDDLELEARAERRIMNAKKSQGPKDIPRKSSMPPAKSSRRPMDYSDEEREESEYETEGEEDERPVSRKRAEDTEPEYEDEEDEEEEHYEEEAQVNDASEEEQEEEEPKQKSKEARGSMKRKGFESDEDSPPRKPTTAKRRMAVVYDSDDE; encoded by the exons ATGGGTGGAGGAGGAGAAGAGAAGCGCCATCAGATGATGCAAAACCTCTTCGGCGATCAGtccgaggaggaagaagaagacctCGATTCCGAACACGAGTCTAATCCCCACCCCGACGACACCGCtgccatcaacaacaacaaccaccactaCGCCTCC GACGAAGGCGAGGGAGGTGTGGAGCCCGAGGTTGAGGGGGAAGGAGAAGCTGAGGTGGATGTGGAGGGTCACGGCGAGGTGGAAATCGAGAGCGAAGGGGAGGGGGATGCTCCTGATCACGGAGAGAGTGAAGCCGAGAGGGATCAGACTTCGCAGGAGGTGGAGGTGGATGCTGCTGAtcagagagaagaagagagcgaTGCCAGAGGCACCGACAGTGACgcgaaggaggaggaagaggaggaagaggaagaagacgacgaGTATGGGCAGAGAGTAGTTACTAGCAAGCACAGGGGCGCCGTCGTTGAGAGCGGATCCGAGGAGAACCGTTACCATGAGAATGAGAATGAGAATGAAGATGAGGAAGTTGATGAAGCTAGGAGtccaag TGGATCTCCCCGAGAGGACAAAGATCAGATTCGTGATTCTGCTCCTGAAATTCGTGATGTATTTGGGGATTTTgacgatgatgaggaggaggatggATATGCAGTTCATCATGACATTGAACATGACTCAAAT AGATCCCCTGTTGAAGAAGAGGCCTATGAAAAAGGCCTGAGGCCAGAGGATATACTTGCAGATGAAGATCATAGGTATGGATCAGAAGAGGAAAATTATGAGATGAAAACTAAAGAGAAACCACTTGGGCCACCATTGGAGTTAGAGGTTCCGCTGCAACCACCTCCAGCTCTTCCAGAAAAG ATGAACATGATTAAAGTTTCTAATATTATGGGTGTTGACCCAAAACCATTTGATCCTAAAACATACGTGGAAGAGGATACCTTTGTAACTGATGAGTCTGGAGCTAAGAAACGCATACGCTTGGAGAGCAATATCGTGCGATGGAGGACTGTCAGAAATCCTGATGGCACATCATCT TACGAAAGCAATGCTCGCTTTGTGAGGTGGTCTGATGGCAGTTTGCAGTTATTAATTGGGAATGAAGTTCTTGACATATCAGTACAAGATGCACAGCATGATCAGGCACATCTTTTCCTCAGACATGGGAAG GGCATTCTCCAATCACAAGGAAGGTTACTAAGGAAAATGAAGTTTATGCCATCTTCGTTGTCATCAAATTCTCATCGACTGCTGACTGCTCTTGTTGACTCGAGGCACAAGAAAGTTTACAAGGTTAAAAACTGCATTACTGATATTGATcctgagagagagaaagaggaaaaagaaaag GCTGAAAGTCAAACAATCAGGGCTAACGTACTGCTTAATCGTAAGCGTGAGAAGGTTAACAGGAAATATCCTCCAACAGTGGATAGGAGGCGTCAACTATCTCCTGGGTTTTTGGAGGATGCTTTGGATGAG GAGGATGAAACAGATTATTATGATTCTCGTCGATCTCAACGCCGCTTTGAAGATGATTTGGAACTTGAGGCTCGGGCAGAGAGACGAATTATGAATGCCAAAAAG TCACAGGGGCCGAAAGATATTCCTCGCAAATCATCCATGCCACCTGCTAAATCCTCACGGCGCCCAATGGATTATTCAGATGAGGAGAGAGAGGAATCTGAGTATGAAACTGAAGGTGAGGAAGATGAGAGACCTGTTTCACGTAAAAGGGCTGAAGACACTGAGCCAGAATATGaggatgaggaagatgaagaggaagaacATTATGAAGAAGAGGCACAAGTTAATGATGCATCAGAGGAGGAACAGGAAGAAGAG